In the genome of Paenibacillus sp. GP183, the window ACAGCCAGACGTAAAAAAAGGAGGGGACAACATGGGGACAGCAGTTCAAAGCTGGCAGCAACAGTGCCAGGAGATCCAAAATGCTTGCTCCAATAACAACTGGAGTCAGGTGATCCAAGAGTGCAACGAGCTGATCCAATACGCGCAGCAGCAATCGGGTATTTCACCAGCAGCTGCACAAAACAATGCGCAGCAACAACAGCTACTCATTCAAGCGCATGCCCAGCAAGACTAATCGCAGCATTATCTAAACAATGGCATCCAAACATGCAATTAATCGGAAGGTGCCAAGCAAACTTAGGCAGGAGGGACTGGATGTCACGAGACCTTCGGGGATGCTGAGGCTGCAGTGAAGTTGGCTGTTGACGGATTTGGCGGCATAGACGTATTAGTTAACAATGCCAGAAGCTTCTATGGAGGTTACTTCGAGGTGCTGATCCAAGAGCAAATCCAATGTCAAATCACGACCAATCTCTAAGGTCCAATGAACGTCACCAGTGCCGTATTGCCTGTGATATGGGCTCATTCCGGTAGGAGGTTAGACTATGATTACTACTAATGCACGTGCTGTATTTAGTCCGGAAGGTCCGTTCAAACTGACCACGATAGAGCGCAGGGATCTTAAGCCGCATGATGTCCTTATTGAGATTAAATATGCGGGTATTTGCCACTCCGATATACATACCGCTCGCGGCGATTGGGGACCGGTAAACTATCCTCTCGTTCCAGGACACGAGATTGCTGGAATTGTCACTCAGGTTGGTTCGGAAGTCAAAAAATATGCCGTTGGTGACCGAGTTGGGGTGGGCTGCATGGTTGACTCCTGCGGGGAGTGCGTTAACTGCAAAAGAGGAGAGGAGCAATATTGCCTTAGTGGAAATACGGGCACCTATGCAGCTATCGACAGGTACGGGCAATATACGCAGGGCGGTTATTCCACACGCATCGTCGTAACGGAAGATTTCGTGGTTCGAATTCCTGATGGTATGGAGCTTGACGTCGCTGCGCCGCTTTTGTGTGCCGGCATAACAACGTACTCGCCGCTGCGCCATTGGGGAGCTGCCCCTGGTAAGAAAATAGCTGTTATTGGACTTGGCGGGCTTGGACACATGGCTGTGAAGCTCGCTCATACCATGGGGGCAGATGTTACGGTTTTATCACAAACATTAAAAAAGAAAGAAGACGGTTTGCAGCTTGGCGCGGACCATTATTATGCCACGAGCGATCCAGAGACGTTTAAGAAACTTGCAGGTTCGTTCGACCTCATCATAAATACTGTGAGCGCGAAGATCGATATTAATGCCTATCTTTCGTTACTGGCGCTGGACGGTACATTGGTCAACGTCGGTGCACCAGCGGAACCGTTGCCGGTTCAGGTATTCTCACTGATCCCTCATCGTCGCTCGTTTGCTGGATCCATGATTGGTGGAATTCGTGAAACGCAGGAAATGCTTGACTTCTGTGCTGAACATAAAATAGCTTCTGAGATCGAGGTTATTTCCGCCAAACAGATTGATGAAGCTTGGGAGCGGGTACTAGCTTCGGATGTCCGTTATCGATTTGTAATCGACATCAGCACGATGGAGAATGAATAACGAATAATCCTAGCTAAATAATACGGGGCACGCCTATACTGGTGTGCCTCTTCGATTAGCGCACTGTAACCGTTTAGGTAGATGAAATCGTGATATGTCCAACGTAACAAGTAATCTAAATGTAGTATGTTGTCATTAATCAAATGATTATCAATACAACAACTGTGATGCT includes:
- a CDS encoding NAD(P)-dependent alcohol dehydrogenase produces the protein MITTNARAVFSPEGPFKLTTIERRDLKPHDVLIEIKYAGICHSDIHTARGDWGPVNYPLVPGHEIAGIVTQVGSEVKKYAVGDRVGVGCMVDSCGECVNCKRGEEQYCLSGNTGTYAAIDRYGQYTQGGYSTRIVVTEDFVVRIPDGMELDVAAPLLCAGITTYSPLRHWGAAPGKKIAVIGLGGLGHMAVKLAHTMGADVTVLSQTLKKKEDGLQLGADHYYATSDPETFKKLAGSFDLIINTVSAKIDINAYLSLLALDGTLVNVGAPAEPLPVQVFSLIPHRRSFAGSMIGGIRETQEMLDFCAEHKIASEIEVISAKQIDEAWERVLASDVRYRFVIDISTMENE